In Bacillus sp. NP247, one DNA window encodes the following:
- the kdpB gene encoding potassium-transporting ATPase subunit KdpB, with translation MRPVVVKEKQVNQSQIHAVEDEVRQAKTLDRDIVTHAIKQSFAKLNPKVMIKNPIMFIVEIGFIITLLLSFLPSSSSSVPGWFNITVSLILLFTVLFANFAEALAEGRGKAQADSLKQSKKDVFANVVKENGDIVQVSATDLRKGDVVIVKQGEMIPNDGEVIKGLASVDESAITGESAPVIKEAGGDFCSVTGGTMVVSDEITIVITSNPGESFIDKMISLVEGAARQKTPNEIALNTVLTSLTLIFLIVVVTLPIFTNYLGFQIDTAVLVALLVCLIPTTIGGLLSAIGIAGMDRVTKFNVLAMSGKAVEAAGDINTIILDKTGTITFGNRMAHTLLPVGNETIEQVGKWAAISSVLDETPEGRSVIEYVQTKSISYNREIAEQGEFVPFKAETRMSGVDLQDGTKVRKGAVSAVIEWVQSQGGTIPKDVNQKADLISKEGGTPLVVAVDDRIYGLIYLKDTVKPGMRERFEQLRQMGIKTVMCTGDNPLTAATIAKEAGVDEFVAECKPEDKIAVIKAEQDKGKLVAMTGDGTNDAPALAQADVGLAMNSGTTAAKEAANMIDLDSNPTKIIEVVGIGKQLLMTRGALTTFSIANDIAKYFAIIPAMFTLAIPQMEALNIMKLTSPLSAILSALIFNAVIIPLLIPLAMKGIAYKPMSSNALLSRNLLIYGLGGVIVPFIGIKVIDMIVGLFI, from the coding sequence ATGAGACCGGTAGTAGTAAAAGAAAAACAAGTAAATCAGTCACAAATACATGCTGTAGAAGATGAGGTTAGACAAGCGAAAACGTTGGATCGTGATATTGTTACGCATGCGATAAAGCAATCCTTTGCGAAATTGAATCCGAAAGTAATGATAAAAAATCCTATTATGTTCATTGTGGAAATTGGATTTATCATAACGTTACTTTTATCCTTTCTTCCAAGTAGTTCGAGTAGCGTACCAGGATGGTTTAATATAACAGTTTCTCTCATTCTATTATTTACAGTTTTATTTGCTAACTTTGCAGAAGCGTTAGCTGAAGGTCGTGGTAAAGCGCAAGCCGATTCTTTAAAACAATCGAAAAAAGATGTATTTGCAAATGTTGTAAAAGAAAATGGAGACATTGTTCAAGTTTCAGCAACTGATCTGAGAAAAGGAGACGTTGTTATTGTAAAACAAGGAGAAATGATTCCAAATGATGGTGAAGTAATTAAAGGATTAGCGTCTGTAGATGAATCTGCAATAACAGGAGAATCTGCTCCTGTTATAAAAGAAGCAGGTGGCGATTTTTGTTCCGTAACAGGCGGTACGATGGTCGTAAGTGATGAGATTACAATTGTGATTACGAGTAACCCAGGTGAATCATTTATTGATAAAATGATTTCTTTAGTAGAAGGAGCTGCGCGTCAAAAAACGCCGAATGAGATTGCTTTAAATACAGTATTAACGAGTTTAACTCTTATTTTCTTAATAGTTGTTGTGACGTTGCCGATTTTTACAAATTATTTAGGGTTTCAAATTGATACAGCTGTACTTGTAGCGTTGTTAGTTTGTTTAATTCCAACGACAATTGGTGGGTTATTATCAGCGATTGGTATTGCCGGGATGGACCGCGTGACAAAGTTTAATGTGCTAGCAATGTCAGGGAAAGCAGTAGAAGCTGCGGGCGATATCAACACAATTATTTTAGATAAAACGGGTACGATTACTTTTGGGAACCGGATGGCACATACACTGCTTCCTGTAGGAAATGAAACAATTGAGCAAGTAGGAAAATGGGCTGCGATTAGCTCAGTTTTAGATGAAACACCAGAAGGTCGATCAGTTATAGAATATGTACAAACGAAATCTATATCATATAATAGAGAAATTGCAGAACAAGGTGAATTTGTTCCATTTAAAGCAGAAACGAGAATGAGTGGTGTTGATTTACAGGACGGAACGAAAGTGAGAAAAGGTGCTGTTAGTGCAGTTATTGAATGGGTTCAATCGCAAGGCGGAACAATTCCGAAAGATGTGAATCAAAAAGCAGATTTAATTTCAAAAGAGGGCGGGACACCGCTTGTAGTTGCAGTAGATGATCGTATTTACGGTTTGATTTATTTAAAGGATACAGTAAAACCTGGTATGCGTGAACGTTTTGAACAATTGCGCCAAATGGGGATTAAAACGGTTATGTGTACTGGTGATAATCCGTTAACAGCAGCAACAATTGCAAAAGAAGCAGGGGTAGATGAATTCGTTGCCGAGTGTAAACCGGAGGATAAAATTGCGGTTATTAAAGCAGAGCAAGATAAAGGGAAACTTGTAGCGATGACAGGTGATGGTACAAATGATGCTCCGGCATTAGCGCAAGCTGACGTTGGATTAGCGATGAATAGTGGTACGACAGCTGCGAAAGAAGCAGCAAATATGATTGATTTAGATTCGAATCCAACGAAAATTATTGAGGTTGTAGGAATCGGTAAGCAATTGTTAATGACACGTGGTGCGTTAACGACGTTTAGTATTGCGAACGATATTGCAAAATATTTTGCAATCATTCCAGCAATGTTTACACTTGCGATTCCGCAAATGGAAGCATTAAACATTATGAAATTAACATCACCGCTTTCAGCAATCTTATCAGCATTAATATTTAATGCGGTTATTATTCCGTTACTTATTCCGCTAGCGATGAAAGGTATCGCATATAAACCGATGAGTTCGAATGCACTACTTAGCCGAAACTTACTCATTTATGGGCTTGGCGGAGTTATCGTTCCGTTCATTGGAATTAAAGTAATTGATATGATTGTCGGCTTGTTCATATAA
- the kdpC gene encoding K(+)-transporting ATPase subunit C yields MAKKQSILSPIIRITFTFLVLCGLVYPLIVTGIAQAVMKDNADGSLIYNDKDEVVGSKLIGQNFTDPRYFHGRVSSIEYKAEASGSNNYAPSDPDLAKRVEKSIEDWKQQNRAVPVTEVPIDLVTNSGSGLDPDISPKAASVQVNRISKLTNIPKEKLDQLIKDQTEGAALGLFGENRVNVLKLNLELQKLMK; encoded by the coding sequence ATGGCGAAAAAACAAAGTATACTTTCACCAATTATTCGTATTACTTTTACGTTCTTAGTCTTGTGCGGCCTTGTATACCCGCTTATTGTAACTGGTATTGCGCAAGCGGTAATGAAGGATAATGCGGATGGAAGTCTTATATATAATGATAAGGATGAAGTAGTTGGTTCAAAATTAATCGGTCAAAATTTCACAGATCCACGTTATTTTCATGGACGTGTCTCTAGTATAGAATATAAAGCAGAAGCATCTGGTTCAAATAACTATGCACCATCTGATCCAGATTTAGCAAAACGAGTTGAGAAAAGTATTGAAGACTGGAAGCAACAAAACCGGGCCGTTCCAGTTACAGAAGTACCGATAGATTTAGTGACGAATTCGGGTTCAGGGCTTGATCCTGACATTAGTCCAAAAGCGGCTTCTGTGCAGGTAAATCGCATCTCGAAATTAACGAATATTCCGAAAGAAAAGCTAGATCAATTGATTAAGGATCAAACGGAAGGTGCTGCGCTCGGCTTGTTTGGAGAAAATCGCGTGAACGTCTTAAAGCTAAATTTAGAATTACAGAAATTAATGAAATAG
- the kdpDN gene encoding KdpD-like non-kinase potassium sensor (KdpDN resembles contains the N-terminal sensor region of KdpD but lacks the C-terminal histidine kinase region.), whose protein sequence is MSVLYADDYKPTFQRRTPEEYLEYIRQQNRGKLKLYVGAAPGVGKSYKMLFDAREMKKDGIDIVIGLIETHGREETEEAIADLEKVPLKEIDYKGKGFYELDVEGIIKRAPQVVVVDELAHSNIPGSKNKKRYMDVQELLDAGISVLSAFNIQHLESVHDIVAQITNVKVRERIPDFILQKANEIQLVDATPEVLRKRLIDGKIYKEEKIEQSLQNFFTLNNLGALRELSLREVADDMDEKISQTVTEPIGVKEKILVCVQYSSTAEKLIRRGWRMADRLNAELYVLNVERENIDSLSAGKKQTIEEWKSLTNQFDASFVLEEAKGRKPADVIIEVAQRLQVTQVLLGQSARTRWEEIRKGSIVNEIMRQTKYIDIHIVADQRT, encoded by the coding sequence GTGAGTGTTTTGTATGCGGATGACTATAAACCGACGTTTCAAAGGCGGACACCAGAAGAGTATTTAGAATACATTCGTCAACAAAATCGTGGGAAGTTAAAGCTATACGTAGGGGCTGCACCAGGAGTAGGGAAAAGTTATAAAATGCTCTTTGATGCAAGAGAGATGAAAAAAGATGGCATTGATATTGTAATTGGTTTAATTGAAACACATGGGAGGGAAGAGACAGAAGAAGCGATTGCTGATTTAGAAAAAGTCCCTTTAAAAGAAATAGATTATAAAGGAAAGGGATTTTATGAGCTTGATGTGGAAGGAATTATAAAGCGTGCACCGCAAGTAGTTGTAGTGGATGAACTTGCACATAGTAATATTCCTGGATCTAAAAATAAGAAGCGTTACATGGATGTGCAAGAATTGTTAGATGCAGGTATATCTGTATTATCTGCGTTTAATATTCAACATTTAGAAAGTGTTCATGACATTGTAGCTCAAATTACGAATGTAAAAGTACGAGAACGAATTCCGGATTTTATTTTGCAAAAAGCAAATGAAATTCAACTCGTTGATGCAACACCTGAGGTACTCCGGAAGAGATTAATAGATGGAAAGATATATAAGGAAGAAAAAATAGAGCAAAGCTTACAAAATTTCTTCACACTCAATAATTTAGGGGCACTCAGAGAGTTATCGCTTCGTGAAGTGGCAGATGATATGGATGAGAAAATTAGTCAAACAGTTACAGAACCAATTGGGGTGAAAGAAAAAATTCTCGTTTGTGTACAATACAGTTCAACAGCAGAGAAGTTAATACGAAGAGGTTGGCGTATGGCTGACCGGTTAAACGCTGAATTGTATGTCTTAAACGTTGAGAGGGAAAATATAGATTCTCTTTCAGCAGGGAAAAAGCAAACAATTGAAGAGTGGAAGTCGCTAACAAATCAATTTGATGCGAGTTTTGTATTAGAAGAAGCGAAAGGAAGAAAACCGGCTGATGTTATTATTGAAGTTGCCCAGAGACTACAAGTAACACAAGTTTTACTCGGGCAATCGGCGAGAACACGGTGGGAGGAAATACGAAAAGGTTCTATTGTAAATGAAATTATGAGACAAACGAAGTATATTGATATTCATATTGTTGCGGATCAACGAACTTAA
- a CDS encoding MFS transporter, translated as MEKTKLNFILYIICMSALLGSFAQNIYTPILPMIQNSFHTSLYLVNLTVSLFTFVLAIMQLIYGPLIDTKGRKSVLIPSLIISTIGSIGCAFSPNIYLFLFFRAVQALGIAAIPVVAATIIGDLFEGKERGEAMSLYQMLLALAPAIGPLIGGYLGNINGHLSVFLFLSTIGIIVLIINISLLPETKPNVIEQPKTKKNYWLILKNKTGFSITLIGFIQFCIYFCFLVFLPSILTNIFHLHASEIGLMFIPMSLSIMLGSYCYKFLQTKLPTKQALLITSLFNIICITLFSFTYSINIPFIIIVTSLYGFSMGLSMPTHTTLLTEEFIQERATAIGMYNFIRYLGMGTGPIVGGFLLFHQNYFWIFFIGAITFLLVILYAMKMLHFHTVQKAN; from the coding sequence ATGGAAAAAACCAAACTGAATTTCATTTTATATATTATCTGTATGAGCGCCTTACTCGGTTCCTTCGCTCAAAATATTTACACACCTATCTTACCGATGATTCAAAACTCGTTTCATACTTCTCTTTACCTTGTAAATTTAACCGTTTCACTTTTCACATTCGTTCTTGCAATTATGCAGCTCATATATGGACCTTTAATTGATACAAAGGGAAGAAAATCTGTCCTTATCCCTAGTTTAATTATTAGTACGATCGGCTCAATTGGTTGTGCTTTCTCACCAAACATTTACTTATTTCTATTTTTTAGAGCTGTTCAAGCTTTAGGAATAGCAGCTATACCTGTAGTTGCAGCAACTATTATCGGTGATTTATTTGAAGGAAAAGAACGCGGAGAAGCGATGAGCCTTTATCAAATGTTACTTGCTCTCGCACCTGCGATCGGTCCTCTCATAGGTGGTTATCTCGGCAATATAAATGGTCATTTATCTGTATTTCTCTTTTTATCTACAATTGGCATTATCGTATTAATTATAAACATTTCACTACTCCCAGAAACAAAACCAAATGTAATTGAGCAACCTAAAACAAAAAAGAATTACTGGCTTATCTTAAAAAATAAAACTGGATTTTCTATTACCCTTATTGGCTTTATTCAATTTTGTATATATTTTTGTTTCCTCGTTTTTTTGCCTAGCATATTAACAAATATATTTCATCTACACGCAAGTGAAATTGGTCTTATGTTTATACCAATGTCCCTTTCCATTATGTTAGGAAGTTATTGCTACAAGTTTTTGCAAACAAAGCTCCCAACAAAGCAGGCTTTACTAATTACTAGTCTCTTCAATATTATATGCATCACTTTATTCTCTTTCACATATAGCATCAATATCCCATTCATAATTATCGTTACCTCTCTATACGGTTTTAGCATGGGACTTTCTATGCCAACTCACACTACTTTATTAACGGAAGAATTCATACAAGAACGCGCAACTGCTATCGGTATGTACAACTTCATTCGCTATCTTGGCATGGGTACAGGACCAATTGTAGGTGGGTTTCTTTTATTTCATCAAAATTACTTTTGGATTTTCTTCATAGGAGCAATTACGTTTCTACTCGTAATCTTATATGCAATGAAAATGCTACATTTTCACACTGTACAAAAAGCAAACTAG
- a CDS encoding MarR family transcriptional regulator yields the protein MERTTKQMEILSDIRTLLHKKEEHLKENNEKFLLETGVSGLSLSELHVIECIGKTGVMNVTAITAEMGMTKGAISKICTKLFQKQFVEKMKMLDNQKEIFFRLTERGAEIYKAHEKLHKQAEEKWLLLLDGYTKEEQDCIQRFIKDVTGHLEI from the coding sequence TTGGAACGTACAACGAAACAAATGGAAATACTTTCGGATATTCGTACACTTTTGCATAAAAAAGAAGAGCATTTGAAAGAAAATAATGAGAAGTTTCTTCTTGAGACAGGTGTAAGTGGTTTGTCTTTATCTGAGTTACATGTTATCGAGTGCATCGGAAAGACAGGAGTGATGAATGTAACTGCAATTACGGCAGAGATGGGGATGACGAAGGGAGCAATCTCTAAAATTTGTACAAAGTTGTTCCAAAAACAATTTGTTGAGAAGATGAAAATGTTAGATAATCAAAAGGAAATTTTCTTCCGTCTAACAGAAAGAGGAGCTGAAATATATAAGGCTCATGAAAAATTGCATAAACAAGCTGAAGAAAAGTGGCTGTTACTTTTAGATGGGTATACGAAAGAAGAGCAAGATTGTATTCAAAGGTTTATAAAGGATGTCACGGGTCATTTGGAAATATAA
- a CDS encoding patatin family protein, with protein sequence MLENTGLVLEGGGMRGVYTGGILEYFMEQDLYFPYVIGVSAGACHAASYLSRQRNRNKTVNIDYASHPQYLSYKNLWKKRQLFDMDFIFHEIPEKHVPFDFETYFNSPERFLVGTTDCETGQSVYFEKEGTNDDALNLLQASSSLPFIAPVVNYRGKQLLDGGISDPIPVRKAQEDGFKKSVVILTRNHGYAKKKSKFGWVATKAYKKYPNLVNTMLARYEVYNETLHYIEKEEQAGNLFVIRPEVQLQVDRMEKDTAKLQNLYEQGYEDAKRQFADLQAFLQK encoded by the coding sequence ATGCTTGAAAATACGGGGTTAGTATTAGAAGGCGGCGGTATGCGTGGTGTATATACGGGAGGGATACTAGAATACTTTATGGAACAAGATTTATATTTTCCATATGTAATCGGTGTATCAGCTGGTGCTTGTCATGCAGCGTCGTATCTTTCCAGACAAAGAAATAGAAATAAAACAGTAAATATTGATTATGCATCGCATCCACAATATTTATCGTATAAAAACTTATGGAAAAAACGTCAATTATTCGATATGGATTTCATTTTTCATGAAATTCCAGAAAAACATGTCCCATTTGATTTTGAAACATACTTTAATAGTCCAGAGCGTTTCCTTGTAGGAACAACTGATTGTGAAACAGGACAGTCTGTTTATTTTGAAAAAGAGGGAACGAATGATGATGCACTAAATTTATTACAAGCATCTAGTTCGTTACCTTTCATTGCACCAGTAGTAAATTACCGTGGTAAGCAATTGTTAGATGGCGGGATTTCTGATCCGATTCCAGTTCGTAAAGCACAGGAGGATGGATTTAAAAAATCAGTCGTTATTTTGACGAGAAATCATGGTTACGCAAAGAAAAAATCAAAATTTGGCTGGGTTGCAACGAAAGCTTATAAAAAATATCCGAACCTTGTTAACACGATGCTAGCTCGTTATGAAGTGTATAATGAAACACTTCACTACATTGAAAAAGAAGAACAAGCTGGTAATTTATTTGTTATTCGCCCAGAAGTGCAGCTTCAAGTAGATCGTATGGAAAAGGATACGGCTAAATTACAAAATCTATATGAGCAAGGCTATGAAGATGCGAAGAGACAGTTTGCAGATTTACAGGCATTTTTGCAAAAATAA
- a CDS encoding ABC transporter permease produces the protein MNLVHKTKTKKLYLPTHLFYQFSTIAIIIGVTIFFSIVNDSFLTYNNISDILRSISIVTLLAIGVTFTLIVDGFDLSVGSTASLATIAAASCLVLYRQELLVTLLIPILCGLLVGLLNALLVIRIKLPDLLATLSIMYIVNGLHLTFSKGSSIYEGMSGAKGHFIPSFLFIGQGSLLGIPVPVIIMLIVVLIAYVFLEKTTYGRFFYMTGGNREAARLAGIPTDRYRVYAYMISGLLASIGGIILCSRVGTGQVSAGVPLLMDAVAAAYIGYAMFGAKKPNVIGTFLGSVLIGIILNGLTMMNVPYYAQDIIKGSILIAALAFSFIKKKRK, from the coding sequence TTGAATCTCGTTCATAAAACGAAAACTAAGAAACTATATTTACCTACTCATCTTTTTTATCAATTTAGTACGATTGCTATCATTATAGGTGTTACAATTTTCTTCTCTATCGTCAACGATTCTTTTTTAACATACAACAATATTAGTGATATTTTACGTTCCATTTCTATCGTAACGTTACTTGCAATTGGTGTTACCTTTACATTAATTGTAGATGGATTTGATTTATCAGTCGGCTCTACCGCTAGTTTAGCAACAATTGCAGCTGCTTCCTGTCTCGTTTTATATCGACAAGAGCTATTAGTCACACTCCTTATTCCTATTCTTTGCGGGCTATTAGTTGGATTATTAAATGCCTTACTCGTTATCCGAATTAAACTACCAGATTTACTAGCTACATTAAGTATCATGTATATCGTTAATGGACTACACTTAACATTTTCAAAAGGATCTTCTATTTATGAAGGAATGTCTGGTGCCAAAGGACATTTTATTCCATCCTTTTTATTTATCGGTCAAGGTTCCTTGTTAGGAATTCCAGTCCCTGTCATTATCATGCTTATCGTCGTTTTGATTGCATATGTATTTTTAGAAAAAACAACGTACGGTCGTTTCTTTTATATGACAGGTGGGAATCGAGAAGCTGCTAGACTAGCTGGTATTCCTACTGATCGTTACCGTGTATATGCTTATATGATTAGCGGTTTACTTGCCTCTATTGGCGGTATTATTCTATGTAGCCGCGTTGGAACAGGACAAGTTTCAGCTGGCGTCCCATTATTAATGGATGCAGTTGCAGCTGCCTATATCGGTTACGCAATGTTCGGTGCTAAGAAACCAAATGTCATCGGAACATTTCTTGGTTCCGTATTAATTGGGATCATATTAAATGGCCTCACAATGATGAACGTTCCTTATTATGCACAAGATATCATTAAAGGCAGTATTTTAATTGCAGCTTTAGCCTTTTCATTTATTAAAAAGAAGCGTAAATAA
- a CDS encoding sugar ABC transporter ATP-binding protein, protein MMTFSLQNITHSYHVATPVLEDVSIHIQKGKVHALLGMNGAGKSTLLKIATGEFQPVAGDIKIDNQSVSFTSPRDAKKHGISFVTQEVDHGLIPGLSVLENVLIDHLAMQNKVLFSKSKLVSLAKQHLQTVQADLNVSEDVSNCSLHEKQLLLIARALSNNTNYLLLDEPTSSLGPKEVESFGKLLKDLTSKGIGIILISHRLSEIRNFADDVTVLHNGKVALSEAITQVTDQQIVEAMTGKQLTLPINTAPKRGNEELFKVQELPLHKDHPPLSLTIWKGETVVIYGLIGSGKTTIAETLFGARHTYHAKIDGQNITIKTPRDAIKAKIALVPEERRKQGVFLSEDIIGHTNLHQSGWRRKQTELNNATTAISSFSISPDDPKAFIHSLSGGNQQKVSIAKWDGFKPNLFLLDEPTKGVDIAAKQDIFQFIRNITENGSSVIYFTGEQDEALHIADRILILTNGEFVGEYLPNDLSPEHLLHLSEGSYSIESRS, encoded by the coding sequence ATGATGACATTCTCTCTTCAAAACATTACACATTCTTATCATGTCGCTACACCTGTTCTAGAAGATGTTTCTATCCATATTCAAAAAGGAAAAGTTCATGCCCTACTAGGAATGAACGGTGCTGGGAAAAGTACTCTACTGAAAATAGCAACTGGTGAATTTCAACCAGTTGCTGGCGATATAAAAATTGATAATCAATCTGTTTCCTTTACTTCACCACGCGATGCAAAAAAGCACGGTATTTCTTTTGTAACACAAGAAGTAGATCACGGACTTATTCCGGGATTATCTGTATTAGAAAATGTACTTATCGATCATTTAGCAATGCAAAATAAAGTACTATTTTCAAAGTCAAAATTAGTCTCACTCGCTAAACAACATTTGCAAACTGTACAGGCTGATTTAAATGTTTCTGAAGATGTTTCCAACTGCTCATTACATGAAAAACAATTACTTCTTATCGCAAGAGCTTTATCCAACAATACAAATTATCTTTTATTAGATGAGCCTACTTCTTCTCTTGGACCTAAAGAAGTTGAAAGTTTCGGGAAACTATTAAAAGATTTAACATCAAAAGGAATTGGCATCATCTTAATTTCTCATCGTTTATCAGAGATTCGAAATTTCGCGGATGATGTAACGGTATTACATAACGGTAAAGTTGCACTTTCTGAAGCTATTACACAGGTTACAGATCAACAAATTGTGGAAGCGATGACTGGAAAACAACTTACACTTCCTATTAATACAGCACCAAAACGAGGGAACGAAGAATTATTTAAAGTACAAGAACTTCCCTTACACAAAGACCATCCTCCCCTTTCTCTCACCATATGGAAAGGTGAAACTGTTGTGATATACGGATTAATTGGCAGTGGCAAAACAACAATTGCTGAAACTTTATTTGGTGCACGTCACACTTATCATGCAAAAATAGACGGCCAAAATATTACGATTAAAACACCGCGAGATGCGATTAAAGCGAAAATCGCACTTGTACCAGAAGAAAGAAGAAAACAAGGCGTATTTCTTTCGGAAGATATTATAGGTCACACAAATTTACACCAATCAGGTTGGAGACGAAAACAAACCGAATTAAATAATGCTACTACGGCAATTTCTTCTTTCAGCATTTCACCCGATGACCCAAAAGCCTTTATTCATTCACTTAGCGGTGGAAACCAGCAAAAAGTCTCCATTGCAAAGTGGGATGGATTCAAACCGAATCTATTTCTTTTAGACGAGCCAACTAAAGGGGTGGACATAGCTGCAAAACAAGACATTTTTCAATTCATTCGCAACATTACAGAAAACGGAAGTTCCGTAATTTATTTCACAGGAGAACAAGATGAAGCGCTGCATATCGCCGATCGCATTCTTATACTGACAAACGGTGAATTTGTAGGTGAATACTTGCCAAACGATCTATCTCCTGAGCATCTTTTACATTTATCTGAAGGGAGCTATTCCATTGAATCTCGTTCATAA
- a CDS encoding sugar ABC transporter substrate-binding protein, whose translation MKKLCSIVLIFLLLTLTSCTNEQDAISSQKQQTVKKVTTTVENHLQTEVPTQVKKPLKIALIMQMSIGTFSSQYIEGVKKQVELFGGSVQVYNSDNDLAKMAANLDTAINSKVDGILIDHGRSEALKPGVEKALQANIPVVAFDNDLRLPGVTIIDQDDYSLSWKSLKTLAEDLNGQGNIAVVWVGGFAPMERRNVIIDAFYKRYPNIKEVARFGTASNNTPLDTQTQVEALLKKYPKKGELQAIFASWDEFAKGAVKALEQAGRTDIKVYSIDLSNEDLQLMQKENSPWSATAATDPAEVGKVQVRFLYKKIAGEQTPDIYSLEPYLVKKNSLPKENITMDQLSKHINSWGDSKDVYSPWMKKLEKEKK comes from the coding sequence ATGAAAAAATTATGTTCCATCGTACTTATTTTTCTCTTACTTACATTAACATCTTGTACAAATGAACAAGATGCTATCTCTTCACAAAAGCAACAAACTGTGAAAAAAGTAACTACAACAGTAGAAAATCACTTACAAACAGAAGTTCCAACCCAAGTAAAGAAGCCATTAAAAATCGCATTAATTATGCAAATGTCTATCGGAACTTTTTCCTCTCAATATATTGAGGGCGTCAAAAAACAAGTCGAGCTATTTGGCGGCAGTGTACAAGTCTACAATTCTGATAACGATTTAGCAAAAATGGCTGCAAATTTAGATACTGCTATTAATTCAAAAGTGGATGGCATTTTAATTGATCATGGCCGATCTGAAGCGCTAAAACCTGGAGTCGAAAAAGCGTTACAGGCGAACATTCCCGTAGTCGCATTTGATAACGATCTACGCTTACCAGGTGTAACGATTATTGATCAAGATGACTATAGCCTTTCATGGAAATCATTAAAAACGTTAGCGGAAGATTTGAATGGACAAGGAAATATCGCAGTTGTATGGGTTGGTGGATTTGCTCCAATGGAACGTCGCAACGTTATCATTGATGCTTTTTATAAACGTTATCCAAATATAAAAGAAGTTGCGCGATTCGGTACTGCTAGCAATAACACACCGCTTGATACACAAACACAAGTAGAAGCTTTACTAAAAAAATATCCGAAAAAAGGAGAGTTACAAGCTATTTTCGCTTCATGGGATGAGTTTGCTAAAGGAGCTGTTAAAGCACTTGAACAAGCTGGTCGTACAGATATAAAAGTATACAGCATTGATTTAAGTAATGAAGATTTACAACTTATGCAAAAAGAAAACTCACCTTGGTCTGCTACGGCTGCAACTGATCCAGCGGAAGTAGGTAAAGTTCAAGTACGATTCTTATACAAAAAAATTGCCGGTGAACAAACACCAGATATTTATTCACTAGAACCTTATTTAGTAAAGAAAAATAGTTTACCAAAAGAAAATATAACAATGGATCAATTATCAAAACATATAAACAGTTGGGGAGACTCGAAAGATGTGTATTCTCCTTGGATGAAAAAATTAGAGAAGGAGAAAAAATGA